The Bacteroidota bacterium genome includes a region encoding these proteins:
- a CDS encoding TonB-dependent receptor, with protein sequence MKEKFKIKGMRKSLFKASSALKFTAIFLGIVLITQVMSSSNLFAQETTKHKVTGKIISATDNNSLPGVNILVKGTTNGTVTGVDGRFTIDVTDNDVLVVSFLGYVSKEVSVAGKSQIDISLNEDVKKLEEVVVVGYGVQKKKLVTGATVSMKGEDLQKLNTTNALQALQGHIAGVNITSTSGQPGGGFKVNIRGVGTIGNANPLYVVDGVITSDITYLNNSDIASVDILKDAASCAIYGINGANGVVLITTKSGMSGKKTGQIDFDAYYGVQNIGHKVALLNATQYATMQNEAAINSGKLPLFTQAQINALGNGTNWLDQMFSSNVPVQNYDLSSIGGTDVTSYSLGLSYTQQGGIIGGSDLSNYKRYNFRSNSERKIYDGVLSLGEHLTFSFTDQKGIADGGIYSGNPLHSAFGTSPLLAMYDEKGNYLSSINSTIYNGGPWNNTEANPYAVMQYNNQNDKKTQKLIGDVYAEFQPINNLKIKSTFGLNYSSSANHSYTPAYDKLSIYEFNLYEKTGQGSSQGYTWNWDNTINYLFGNDDHKFDVLAGTAIRKYQGTFVGGNITGSTLFSSFDRGYLSTSTVTSITMSADTSAANKQTITHGMSLYGNANAVYAQASFFGRINYSYKEKYLASVIFRADGSTMFAKDHQWGYFPSFSAGWVASNEAFMESTHNWLDFLKVRASWGSNGNDGISAFNYLSLIALSNAQYNFGNNNSTLTQGSYPSTIGVENTKWETSQQTNIGFDARLFRGKLEMSLDLYNKTTKDWLIAAPLLATAGVNKNPYINGGDVTNKGTELQLSYNGTFGKDFTFTVSGSYAYNKNVVNNIPTSDGIIHGGTNSLFVNGPEFFRASTGNPIGYFWGYKTAGIFQNEAEVKSYRSNENVLQPTAHPGDLKYVDLNGDGVITADDKTNIGDPNPHHIFGFTFSGNYKNFDLSVAANGVAGNKIVQSYRNPGQYGNWTSDILSRWHGEGTSNTMPRVTQNGSNWAEFSDLYVHDGSYLKISNITLGYDLAKVVKWKNLSRFR encoded by the coding sequence TATCTCTGCAACAGACAATAATTCATTACCCGGGGTCAATATTTTGGTGAAGGGGACAACCAACGGCACTGTTACAGGGGTTGATGGTCGTTTTACTATCGATGTAACTGATAATGATGTACTGGTAGTGTCATTCCTGGGATATGTTTCCAAAGAGGTATCAGTAGCTGGCAAATCCCAAATAGATATCTCTCTCAATGAAGATGTTAAAAAACTGGAAGAGGTAGTGGTAGTTGGTTACGGCGTTCAGAAGAAAAAATTAGTAACCGGCGCCACTGTATCAATGAAAGGCGAAGACCTTCAAAAACTCAACACTACCAATGCATTACAAGCATTACAAGGACACATCGCAGGGGTAAATATTACTTCTACTTCGGGTCAACCCGGTGGTGGTTTTAAAGTAAACATTCGTGGTGTGGGAACTATAGGAAATGCAAATCCGCTTTATGTGGTTGATGGTGTTATTACCAGCGATATTACCTATTTAAACAATTCGGATATTGCTTCCGTTGATATTTTAAAAGATGCTGCATCATGTGCCATCTATGGTATCAACGGGGCAAACGGTGTCGTTTTGATTACGACAAAAAGTGGAATGTCAGGTAAAAAAACAGGACAAATTGATTTCGATGCATATTACGGTGTACAAAATATTGGCCATAAAGTGGCTTTGTTGAATGCAACTCAATATGCTACTATGCAAAATGAAGCAGCAATAAATTCAGGGAAATTGCCTCTTTTCACACAAGCGCAAATTAATGCCTTAGGCAACGGGACTAACTGGTTAGACCAAATGTTTTCTTCCAATGTTCCGGTTCAAAATTATGATTTATCTTCCATTGGAGGAACTGATGTTACCTCTTATTCCTTAGGTTTGTCCTATACTCAACAGGGAGGAATAATTGGCGGTTCGGATCTTTCAAACTATAAGCGATATAACTTCCGTTCAAATTCCGAACGTAAAATATACGACGGGGTGTTGAGCTTAGGTGAACACCTGACTTTTTCTTTCACTGATCAAAAAGGGATAGCAGATGGAGGAATATATTCCGGTAATCCTCTTCATAGCGCCTTTGGCACAAGTCCTTTATTAGCCATGTACGATGAAAAAGGGAATTATTTAAGCAGTATTAACTCTACCATATATAATGGGGGCCCTTGGAATAATACTGAAGCGAATCCTTATGCAGTAATGCAATACAATAATCAGAATGATAAAAAGACTCAAAAATTAATAGGAGATGTTTATGCAGAATTTCAACCCATCAACAATTTAAAAATAAAATCAACTTTCGGTTTAAATTATTCTTCTTCTGCTAATCATAGCTATACTCCTGCTTATGATAAGTTATCAATATATGAGTTTAACCTTTACGAAAAAACTGGTCAGGGTAGTTCTCAGGGATATACGTGGAACTGGGATAATACAATTAACTACCTGTTTGGAAATGATGATCACAAATTTGATGTTTTAGCCGGTACTGCAATTCGTAAATACCAGGGAACATTTGTAGGCGGGAATATTACTGGATCTACTTTATTTAGTTCTTTTGATCGTGGTTATCTAAGTACTTCTACAGTAACTTCAATAACCATGAGTGCTGACACTTCTGCTGCCAACAAGCAAACCATTACTCATGGAATGTCGCTTTATGGAAATGCAAATGCGGTGTATGCTCAAGCTTCTTTTTTCGGCCGTATTAATTACAGTTATAAAGAAAAATATTTAGCCTCTGTTATTTTTCGTGCTGATGGTTCTACTATGTTTGCCAAAGATCATCAATGGGGATACTTCCCATCATTTTCTGCCGGTTGGGTGGCAAGTAATGAGGCATTTATGGAATCAACCCATAATTGGCTGGATTTTTTGAAAGTACGTGCTAGCTGGGGTTCTAATGGCAATGATGGTATTTCTGCATTTAATTACCTGTCTTTAATTGCCTTATCAAACGCTCAATACAATTTTGGCAATAATAATAGTACTTTAACTCAAGGTTCATATCCTTCGACAATTGGAGTTGAAAATACTAAATGGGAAACATCGCAACAAACCAATATTGGTTTTGATGCAAGATTATTTCGTGGTAAATTAGAAATGAGTCTTGATTTATACAACAAGACCACAAAAGACTGGTTGATTGCAGCGCCTTTATTAGCAACAGCCGGTGTAAATAAAAATCCATATATTAATGGTGGCGATGTTACCAATAAAGGCACAGAACTTCAATTATCATACAATGGAACATTTGGGAAAGATTTTACCTTCACTGTTTCCGGTTCCTATGCCTATAATAAAAATGTGGTTAATAATATCCCGACATCTGATGGAATTATTCACGGCGGCACCAACAGTTTATTTGTAAATGGCCCTGAATTTTTTAGAGCTTCAACAGGAAATCCGATTGGATATTTCTGGGGATATAAAACTGCTGGAATTTTTCAAAATGAAGCAGAAGTAAAATCATATAGAAGTAACGAAAATGTATTACAACCAACTGCTCATCCGGGTGATTTGAAATATGTGGATTTGAATGGCGATGGCGTAATTACAGCTGATGATAAAACAAATATCGGCGATCCGAATCCGCACCATATATTTGGTTTTACATTTTCAGGCAATTATAAAAATTTCGATCTTTCTGTTGCAGCCAATGGAGTCGCAGGTAATAAAATTGTTCAGTCTTATCGTAACCCTGGCCAATATGGTAACTGGACCTCTGATATTCTGAGCCGTTGGCATGGTGAGGGAACTTCAAATACAATGCCCCGAGTGACTCAAAATGGATCTAACTGGGCAGAATTTTCAGATCTTTATGTTCATGATGGAAGCTATTTAAAAATTTCAAATATTACACTCGGATACGATCTGGCAAAAGTTGTGAAATGGAAAAATTTAAGCCGGTTCCG